Proteins co-encoded in one Prunus persica cultivar Lovell chromosome G6, Prunus_persica_NCBIv2, whole genome shotgun sequence genomic window:
- the LOC18772827 gene encoding uncharacterized protein LOC18772827, translating into MSRGWAKSGGWAAFDLKQRQKQGLEPQTDTDHFPPILTTLPSLHPCENVSRNNDLSGRPFSCVLHPVDFPTSTENRDGKRPLLYGDSSGTSMEDNRSSKKKIMDLYPWADDSLIEDIMAAVGDDITKASTLLKAMVSPSSFEENKETDISKINSNSDIYQSDKTKHTSFPLESAADIADLNSTFEKCLEENNIELLNAHDFCGKNLPNDAATMKLTLGSLESVPVEPEWEEDDVYLRHRKDALRMMRSASQHSKAATNAFVRGDHFSAQRHSNKAREEWLAAESLNNKAAKKILNIRNSKNDVWKLDLHGLHASEAIQALREHLQRIETKVLSNHSVSPNKVRMEKRIIRSSSLESFNCMDTEKLDQQKAPSTQRPTSLQVITGIGNHSRGQAALPTAVGSFLNDNGYRFEELRPGVITVRPKFRHR; encoded by the exons ATGTCACGGGGGTGGGCTAAGTCTGGTGGTTGGGCTGCCTTTGACCTTAAGCAGCGCCAGAAACAAGGCCTTGAGCCTCAAACTGACACGGACCATTTCCCACCTATACTGACCACTCTCCCCTCTCTGCATCCTTGCGAAAACGTATCAAGGAATAATGACCTTTCAGGCAGGCCTTTCTCTTGTGTACTCCATCCTGTAGATTTTCCAACTTCGACAGAGAATAGGGATGGCAAAAGACCCTTATTATATGGTGATTCTAGTGGCACTTCCATGGAAGATAATAGATCTTCCAAGAAGAAGATCATGGATCTTTACCCTTGGGCTGACGATAGCTTGATTGAGGATATTATGGCTGCAGTGGGTGATGATATTACTAAGGCCTCAACATTATTGAAAGCAATGGTTTCCCCCAGCAGCTTTGAAGAGAATAAGGAAACTGacatttcaaaaataaattccaaTTCTGATATTTATCAAAGTGATAAAACAAAGCATACAAGTTTTCCTCTAGAATCTGCTGCTGACATAGCTGACCTCAACTCTACTTTTGAGAAATGTCTGGAAGAGAATAACATTGAATTGTTAAATGCCCATGATTTCTGTGGGAAAAATCTCCCAAATGATGCTGCAACTATGAAACTGACTCTGGGGAGTTTGGAGTCAGTACCCGTTGAACCTGAGTGGGAAGAGGATGATGTTTACTTGAGGCATCGAAAAGATGCATTAAGAATGATGAG GTCAGCATCTCAGCACTCTAAGGCTGCCACTAATGCCTTTGTAAGAGGTGACCATTTTTCTGCCCAGCGACACTCAAACAAGGCTCGAGAGGAATGGTTGGCTGCTGAAAGCCTTAATAACAAGGCagccaaaaaaattttaaatatcaGGAATAGCAAAAATGATGTATGGAAACTGGATCTACATGGTCTTCATGCATCAGAAGCAATTCAAGCCCTGCGTGAACACCTGCAGCGAATTGAAACCAAAGTTCTATCTAATCATTCAGTGTCACCAAACAAAGTTAGGATGGAAAAGAGGATTATACGTTCTTCGTCACTCGAATCTTTTAATTGTATGGACACGGAGAAATTGGATCAACAAAAGGCACCATCAACGCAAAGACCAACATCCTTGCAAGTTATCACAg GTATAGGTAATCATAGCCGAGGACAGGCTGCACTTCCAACAGCTGTGGGAAGTTTCCTCAACGATAACGG ATATCGTTTTGAAGAGTTGAGGCCAGGTGTAATCACTGTTCGACCCAAGTTTCGTCATAGGTGA